In Deltaproteobacteria bacterium, the genomic stretch GCCGGGCTTGCGAAAGTAGTCGGCGCGGACGGGCACGATCGCGTCGCCGCGTTCGGCGAGCGTGTAGACGATCCGAGCCCACGCGACCGGCGCCGTCGGTTTCGGAGACAGTTCGATGCGGTATAGCTTCGTTCCCGCGCCGAGCGGCGCGTCGGCGGTCCACGTCTTGACCAGCTTCGCGCGGTAGTGGCGATGCAACTGCGTCTCCTTGACCAGGTCGTCGTTCGTAAAGTGGCTGCCCATCCAGCTTTCGCCCAGCATCGCGGCGCCGACGACGGTCACGTGGTTCGTCTTCGGGTTGAACAGCTTCAGGCGATCTCCGACCTTGAGGGTGCCGAAGCCGCGCCACATCGCCGGGCCGAGGATCTTGACGAGCGCGCGGTCCTTGCCGTCGCGGTCGTCCGCCCACACCACGACGCTGTACGTGCGCTCGTAGGATGCGGTCTTCACCGTCATCTCGAACACGCCGGCCGACGTGTCGCCGCGATACGCCATGTCCGCGCGGCGAATCAGGTCGGCGACGTCGTCGCCGGCGGCGGCGGTGCGCGCGCACGCGAGGGCGAGGGCGGCGGACAACACGGCGGTGGCTGCTTTCACGATCGGCTCCTCACGCGGTATGAAGGATCGCGGCGCGCGGCGGCGACCGGACGTCGGACGACGCGCGCCGCGGGGCGACGTTCGTCTCGATGCGTACGATAGCGCAGCGCGGCCGATCGCGCGGCGGCCTCCGCGCGCTACCCGAGGATGCCCGCGAGGGAGCGCGCTGCGGCGTCGGCCACGCAAAACGTGCGCGGCAGCGCCTGCCCGTCGATGCGCCGGAACGTGCCGTCGAAATCGGGCCGGTACAGGGACGCGATGCGCTCGCGGTCCCGTACGAGCTGCTCGAGCGCCGCGCCGAGCGCCTCGATGTCGTCGCGCGTGGAGTAGACGCCGAGCGACGCGCGCACCATCCCGGGAAGGTTGCGGCGGTCGCCGCACAACAGGTCGTGCCGGGTTGCCCGCTCGGTCGCCTCGTCGATGCGCAGCAGCGCCTTGACGTAGGGTTGTGCGCAGAAGCACCCGTTGCGCACCGCAATGTTGTGGAAGTCGTTGAGGTAGGCCGCGACCAGGCCGTGCGGCAGTCCGTCGACGTTGAACGACACGACCCCGGCGCGGTGAGTGCGGTCGAGGTCCACGCTGCCGTAGACGGCGACGCCGTCTATGCGGAGCAGCCGGTCGATGAGCTGCGTCGTGAGCGCGCGCTCGGCCGCCGCGATCCCCTCCATTCCGACCGCCATCAGTGCTTCCGCGACCAGCCCCATGGCGATGGAACCGGGAATGTTCGGCGTGCCGGCCTCCTCGCGGGCCGTGACCTGGTCCTTGATCGCGAAGTCGTCGATCGACACGTACTCGACCATGCCGCCCCCGACGTCGGTCACACATCGGCGCGCCGACAGAGTCGCCAGCTTGCCGACCAGCGCGCCGCGGCTGCCCGGGGCGTACAGCTTGTGGCCGGACAGCACCAGGTAGTCGATGTCTTCGGCGGGGTCGTCCGAGTGCATGCGCACCGGCGCGTGCGGCACCCACTGTGCGCCGTCGATCAGGATCTCGGCGCCCACCTCGTGTGCCATGCGCGCGATGTGACGCACCGGGTTGCAGATCCCGGTGACGTTCGACACCGCGGTCACCGCGACGAGGCGCACCCGCGGGCCGTGGCGCGCGAGCAGCTCCGCGAGATGGTCGAGGTCGAGTTCGCCCGTGTCGGGCCGCACGCGCGCGGCGACGACGTTCTGGTGGCCGACCGCCTCCATCCACGGCAGCAGGTTGCTGTGGTGTTCCATCGTCGTCGTCACGACCACCGGGCGCGCGATCAGTTCGGCGATGGCTTCCCGGCCGGTGGCCCCGAGCGCCGTCGCGAGCGCGTCGACGTATGCGGGGGGCGCGCCGTCGGGGAAACGCTTGACGACCGCGCGCAGCTCGGGCGGAAACAGCGCGCGCGCGAGGAAGTTGGTCGCGCCCGTGGCCCCGTTGGCGGTAAACAGCACGACGTCGCGGTCCGGGTCATAGCCGACGAGACGTCCGATGGCGTCGCGGCTGTCCTCGATCGCCTGGGTCGTGTCGCGGCCGGCGCGGTGCGCGTCGGTGTGGCTGTTGGCCGATGCCGCGTCGAAGTACGCGCGCAGGCCGTCCCAGACCACGTTCGGCATCAGCGCCGTCGCGGTGGTGTCGAGGTACACGCGCCGGCGCGGCGGACCGTCGAACACGGGGTCGACCCGGTCGAGGCCGATGAATGCGCGAGCAAACCGGTCGAGTCGATCGCTCCTGCCGCTCATTGTGGTCATGTAACACGGAGATTGTGGTGGCGGCCACGCGGTGGCGCGGGTTTCGACGACGGCAACATCGCGAAGTCGCGTGGTTTAGGGTAGGCTTGCGAGGTGACGGCACGAAGTACGCAGACAGGGGATCGAGACGTTCGCGTGTCGTTGACGTACCGCCCGTTCGCGCTGCCGCCGATCGGCGACGGCCTGCTGATCGGCCGGCGTGCCTCGGTCGGCCCGAACGCGCTCGCGGACGCGATCGATCGGATGCTGCCCGGCATGTACGAGCTCGTCCGCGTCGACGACCATCCGGTCATCGAGGCGGCGATCGTGTTGCGCTCGCACTTCCGGTTGGTCGGCCGCGATCGGCTCGTCGCCGCGATGGTCGCCCATGCCGAAGACCTGATGGACGCCGACGGATGCTTGCAGGTGGGCATCGCCGGCGAGGTCACCGTGCACGCGAAGATCGCGGGGCCGGCGTGATCGGCGGGTTCGTCCGCGAGGCCGCGATCTACAGCGACCGGGACCTGCTCGATCGGGCGCTGGGCGAACTGGAGGCCGGCTGGCCCGCGATCGTCGCGCGCGACTCGAACGGCTCGGCGTATTACCTGCTCATGCCGTCGGCGGCGGCGGGGCAACGCGGCAGCCGGCTGCTTCGCGACTTACCGCTTCAGCCGGCGACCGTGATCGACGCCGCCACCACCGCGCGCGACGCGTTCGAACGCATGCGCGAGGAGGGCGTCGACTACGCGATCGTCGTCGATGAGGACGGCGACGCAGTGGGCGTGGCGTCACTCGCGGCCGTTCTCGCCGAGATCGAGATCGCCTCGGTGGCGACGCTGCCCGCTCACACGGCGCTCGAGCGCGCGGTCGCCGGGTTGCGCGAGGGGTTCGTCGTGTTGGACGAGCAGAACATGGTCATCGCGGCCAACGAGTCCGGCCGCGAGCTTCTGCGCGCACTCACGGGCGGCGACGACAGCGGGCCGATTTCCGCGCTCGGCGGCGTACCGCTCACCCGGCTCGTCCTCGACTGGTCGGCCGACGAGAGCCGCGATCTGACGGCGCCGGGCGATCCCGAACGGCGCATCATCTCCGCCCTGGTCTTGCGCCCGCCGGCGCTCGGTGAAGGGCGCACGCTGATCTTGCTGCGCGACGTGACGCGCGCGCGCCGCCGCCGCCGCCACGACGTGCGGCGCGACCAACTCGCCGACCAGGGCCAGTTCGCCAACGCGATCGCCCACGACTTCGCCAATCTGCTCACCATCATCTCGGCCGAGGCGCAGCGGCTCCATGCGCACGTGTCCAACGATCCGGTTGCGTGCGAACGGCTCGCGTCCATCGTCGACGCCGCCGCGCGCGGGGGGCGGCTGGTCCGCCAACTGCGCGAGTTCGGCAATCGATCGACCGGCCACCCGGAGATACTCGACGTCGCCGAGTTGATCGCGGGAATGCGCCCGGTGCTCGCTGCGGCGGCAGGAGACGGCGTCGACCTTACGGTAGACGCCGGCGCGGACGTGCCCGCGATTCTCGCCGAGCCGGTCGGGATCGAGCGGGCGTTGGTCAACCTCGTCGTCAATGCGCGGCACGCGTTGCGCGGTGGCGGGCGCATCTCGATCGCCGTGCGCGCGGTGGGCGACGACGTGCCGGCGGATCTGCCGCCGTCGCCGAACGGATGGGTGTGCGTGGCGGTGGCCGACAACGGCGAGGGGATGGACGCCGAGACGCTCGCGCGTTGCTTCACGCCAAACTTCACGAGTCGCCCCGGCGTCGGCCTCGGGCTCGGGCTCGCCACGGTGCGCAGCACCATCGAGCGCCTCGGCGGCATGGTCACCGCCGAGTCGGAACCGGGCCGCGGCACGACGATCTACCTGTACATCCCCGCCGCGCACGCCGCCGGTACGCTGGCGGGACTGCGCGTGCTCGTCGTCGACGACGAGCGGGCGATCGCGGACGGCGTCTGCCGCGTGCTCAACGCCGAGGGGGCGCGCGCGACCGCGGTCGACAGCGCCCGCGAGGCGCTCGCGCACGTCACCGAGTACGGCGTACCGGACGCGATCGTCGCCGACATGCGCATGCCGGGGCGGACCGGCCTCGAACTGATCGAGGCGCTGCGGACCACGCGCAATGCGTTCGGCGCCGTCATCGTGAGCGGCGCGCTGGATCACGAGCTGCGCGCGCGCGCGCGGGCGGCGGCCGCGATCGTCGTCGCGAAGCCGTACGCGCCAGACGCGCTGGTGCGAGCCGTCGCAGCGAGCGTCGCGGCGCGATGAGCGAGCGCGACCGCGCGAGCTACCGCTTGCCGATGTGGCGCATGTCCTCGCCCTTGACCATGAACACGACCATCTCCGCCAGATTGGTGGCGTGGTCGCCGATGCGTTCGAGAAACTTTGCGACCGCCTGGACGTGCATGCCGCGCTGGACGAGCGCCGGGTCGTCCGACATGCGCGCCTGTGTGGCGGTGCACAGCTCGAGGTACAGCTCGTCGAGCTGCGAGTCGCGGTCCCAGACGTCTTGTGCCTTCGCCGCGTCGCGATTCACGAACGCGTCGATCGCATCTCGCACCATCGAGCGTGCGATGTCAGCCATCCGCGGAATGGTGTCCGGGATCGGACGGGTATCGCCGAGCTCGGCGAGCGCGAGCGTGCG encodes the following:
- a CDS encoding outer membrane lipoprotein-sorting protein; its protein translation is MKAATAVLSAALALACARTAAAGDDVADLIRRADMAYRGDTSAGVFEMTVKTASYERTYSVVVWADDRDGKDRALVKILGPAMWRGFGTLKVGDRLKLFNPKTNHVTVVGAAMLGESWMGSHFTNDDLVKETQLHRHYRAKLVKTWTADAPLGAGTKLYRIELSPKPTAPVAWARIVYTLAERGDAIVPVRADYFRKPGDARPARTMTFSDVGPLGGRILPRTVEVRVADKPGEFTRITYKKLALGVRIPDSKFTEQALRR
- a CDS encoding aminotransferase class V-fold PLP-dependent enzyme, which encodes MTTMSGRSDRLDRFARAFIGLDRVDPVFDGPPRRRVYLDTTATALMPNVVWDGLRAYFDAASANSHTDAHRAGRDTTQAIEDSRDAIGRLVGYDPDRDVVLFTANGATGATNFLARALFPPELRAVVKRFPDGAPPAYVDALATALGATGREAIAELIARPVVVTTTMEHHSNLLPWMEAVGHQNVVAARVRPDTGELDLDHLAELLARHGPRVRLVAVTAVSNVTGICNPVRHIARMAHEVGAEILIDGAQWVPHAPVRMHSDDPAEDIDYLVLSGHKLYAPGSRGALVGKLATLSARRCVTDVGGGMVEYVSIDDFAIKDQVTAREEAGTPNIPGSIAMGLVAEALMAVGMEGIAAAERALTTQLIDRLLRIDGVAVYGSVDLDRTHRAGVVSFNVDGLPHGLVAAYLNDFHNIAVRNGCFCAQPYVKALLRIDEATERATRHDLLCGDRRNLPGMVRASLGVYSTRDDIEALGAALEQLVRDRERIASLYRPDFDGTFRRIDGQALPRTFCVADAAARSLAGILG
- the phoU gene encoding phosphate transport system regulatory protein PhoU, which encodes MTDKRHTDSEYEAELQRVRENVLHMVGLVEDMIRDAVRSFVDRDTALAVETVRMDQQVNRLEMETDDLCLVILAKRQPMASDLRFITLSMKMVTDIERIGDLAVNVCERTLALAELGDTRPIPDTIPRMADIARSMVRDAIDAFVNRDAAKAQDVWDRDSQLDELYLELCTATQARMSDDPALVQRGMHVQAVAKFLERIGDHATNLAEMVVFMVKGEDMRHIGKR
- a CDS encoding response regulator, translated to MREQTGRVDRSCRSLWSCNTEIVVAATRWRGFRRRQHREVAWFRVGLRGDGTKYADRGSRRSRVVDVPPVRAAADRRRPADRPACLGRPERARGRDRSDAARHVRARPRRRPSGHRGGDRVALALPVGRPRSARRRDGRPCRRPDGRRRMLAGGHRRRGHRAREDRGAGVIGGFVREAAIYSDRDLLDRALGELEAGWPAIVARDSNGSAYYLLMPSAAAGQRGSRLLRDLPLQPATVIDAATTARDAFERMREEGVDYAIVVDEDGDAVGVASLAAVLAEIEIASVATLPAHTALERAVAGLREGFVVLDEQNMVIAANESGRELLRALTGGDDSGPISALGGVPLTRLVLDWSADESRDLTAPGDPERRIISALVLRPPALGEGRTLILLRDVTRARRRRRHDVRRDQLADQGQFANAIAHDFANLLTIISAEAQRLHAHVSNDPVACERLASIVDAAARGGRLVRQLREFGNRSTGHPEILDVAELIAGMRPVLAAAAGDGVDLTVDAGADVPAILAEPVGIERALVNLVVNARHALRGGGRISIAVRAVGDDVPADLPPSPNGWVCVAVADNGEGMDAETLARCFTPNFTSRPGVGLGLGLATVRSTIERLGGMVTAESEPGRGTTIYLYIPAAHAAGTLAGLRVLVVDDERAIADGVCRVLNAEGARATAVDSAREALAHVTEYGVPDAIVADMRMPGRTGLELIEALRTTRNAFGAVIVSGALDHELRARARAAAAIVVAKPYAPDALVRAVAASVAAR